A segment of the uncultured Desulfobulbus sp. genome:
TCAAACGGGCAGATGAGTACAGATAACAACACCTGCGGATGCGAGCTGCAGTATAAGGATGATGCACATGGACTTGGCAACTGAACTGAGATCACGTTTACAGAAAAAACCTATTTTACTCATGACCCACCTGGTGATCGGCTATCCGTCGCTGGCGGTCAACCGGGAGGTGATCGCCCAGATGGCGGCCAACGGAGTGGACTGCATCGAGCTGCAGATCCCCTTTTCCGAACCCACCGCCGACGGCCCGGTGATTTTGAAGGCCAATCAGCAGAGTCTCGACTCCGGTACCAGCGTTGAGCAGTGTTTTCGCTTCGGCCAGGAGATGGCCGCCGAGTTTCCCTCGGTTCGTTTTCTCTTCATGACCTATTACAATCCGGTGTTCAAATACGGGGAAGAGGCCTTCCTGCGGCGGGTCAAGGAGATCGGCTTTTGCGGGACCATTATCGCCGATCTACCGCCGGAAGAGGGCGCCACCTAT
Coding sequences within it:
- the trpA gene encoding tryptophan synthase subunit alpha, with the translated sequence MDLATELRSRLQKKPILLMTHLVIGYPSLAVNREVIAQMAANGVDCIELQIPFSEPTADGPVILKANQQSLDSGTSVEQCFRFGQEMAAEFPSVRFLFMTYYNPVFKYGEEAFLRRVKEIGFCGTIIADLPPEEGATYLATSETLGLAPIQFFTPTSTDARMREVAALAKGFIYCVARRGVTGRQTTFDDSLGSYLARCRQATDLPLAVGFGISNREDVLMLQKKADMAVIGTATIKLVDAQGPAAVGPFIASLLG